The segment TTGCGGGCGAACGACAACGAGTAGCCCTTGCGGATCAGCAGGTCCGAAACGATGCCCGCCAACAGGATGCCGACCGTGGCGCCAATGAACGGCATCACCGCGAAGATGCCGACCTTGATCAGGGTGAGCTGGCGCTCTTCGATCAGGTAGGTGGGGAACCAGGTGAGGAAGAAGTACAGCGCCGAGGTGCTGGCGAACTTGCCCAGGCAAATGGCCCACACCTGGCGGTAGCGGAACAGCTCGGCCACCTGGCGCCAGTCGAAGCGGGTGCGCTGCTGGCTGCTCTTGACCAACCCGCCGCCTTGTTCGATGTAGGCCAGTTCTTCCTTGCTGACTTTCTTGCAACTGAGCGGGTCGCGGTACAGGAACAGCCACACCACGCCGAACACAATGCCGACGATGCCGGTGCTGTAGAACACGTGGCGCCAGTCGTAAGTGGTGGCCAGCCACAGCAGGGCGCCGGTGAACAGCGCGGTGCCCAGGTACTGGCCGCACACGTAGATGCTGCTGGCCATGCCGCGTTCGCGGGCGGGGAACCACACGGTGACCGCGCGGCTGTTGGCCGGGAAGGCCGGGGCTTCCATGGCGCCCACTGCCAGGCGCAGGCCGAACAGCGAGGCAAAACCGCTGGCCAGGCCCTGGGCCACGGTGACCGCCGACCAGCTGATCAGCGACACGCCGTAGGTCAGGCGCGAGCCGAAGCGGTCGGCGATGAAGCCGGCCGGCACCAGGGCCAGGGCGTAGGTCCAGGCGAAGGCCGAGAAGATCAGGCCCATCTCGACCTTGTCCAGGCCCAGGTCCTTGGCCATGAAGGGCGCGGCGATGGAGATGTTGACCCGGTCGACGTAGTTGATGATGGTCGCCACCAACAGCAGGGCGAGCATGAACCAGCGGCGGCGGGTGGGCAGGCGCTGTGCGGGAGCGGCGTCCAGCGCGAAAGGCGCAGACGCGGTGCGGGGAGTGGGCGTGCTCGACATTGAGTCGACCTCGTTTGTTGTTTTTGGAGAGGTTGGGCTGCAGTCCTTATTCAGAGTGGTCGTACAACTGGTTTGGATCAACGGGGTTTTTAGACTGTTTTTTTCAATGCAGGCGGGGTGTTGAGGGTTTGTCCAAGAAATCTGCCGGGCGGGGTTTTGCCCGGGTTTCTGGCTGAATGGCTTGAAAACAAAGGGCTGCGACGGGTGTTGTACGGGAAGCTTTTTGAAAAGCTGGGGTTGGCTTGGAGTTTGGACGTCGTACAACTTATTGCCTTGCTTTGGATGGGTGGTCAGAATTGCGCGGCAAGCCCGCTCCCACGCAACGCACCGTGGGAGCGGGCTTGCCCCGCGATAAGGCCGATAAGGCACAAGAACAAAGGAGCCCCCACCATGCCGCCCAAGCGCCAGGTCCCCACCTATGTCATGCAGCAGCGCAGCGAGCTGATGGACTTCCATATCCGCGACGCCCGCGGCCGGCCGGCAGAAACCGCGCCGCACCGGCACGAGTACTTCCAGGTGCAGATCAACCTGGGCGGCGATACGGTGCAGCACATCGGCGCCGTTCAGCGCCCGTTCACCCGGCACACCCTGGCGTTCATCCTGCCGCACCGGGTGCATGTGATTCCGCACCCGCCCGAGAGCGACTTTGTAGTGATCAACTTCTCCCAGACCTTCCTGCTGCCACACCTGGATTGCGACCCGATGGACCTGGAAGACGTGTCGATTGCGCTGGCCCCGGAGCTGTCGCCGTTCCGGTTTCAGGAGCACCTGGACTTCCACCTCGATGAGGCGCAATTCGCCAAAGTGCTGCAACTGCTGGAGCAGATGCGTGCGCTGGATGCCAACCGTGGCTTCGGCAGCCGCGAGATCCTCAAGGGCCTGTTGCTGCAACTGATCGGCACGGTGTGCAGCCTGTACGCAGAACCCTTGCGCCAGCTGGCCGAGAGCAACGCCGCCGAGCAGAGCCGGCGCGCGGCGCTTGGGCGGATGAGCGACTACCTGCGCCGGCACATCGACGACCCTGACCTGAACCTGCCCAAGGTGGCGGCGGCCACGTATCTGGCCCCCAGCTACCTGACCCACTGGCTGCGCAAGGAGGTGGGCAAGACCTTCAGCGAGCTGGTGCTGGAGCGGCGCATGCACGCGGCGCGCAACTATCTGCTCAATGGCAGCCGCCCGGTGGGGGAGGTGGCGCGGCTGTGCGGCTTTGCCGACGAGGCTTATTTCAGCCGGCGCTTCCGGCAGATTCATGGCCTGCCGCCGGGCCAGTTCCGCCGCCAGCAGCGCGACCCTGACACGCCCCAGGCAATCACTCTGGACGACGCGGCTTGCAGGGTTGGCGCGCACGGATAAACTGCCGGGCATGAACCTCGATACCCGCATCAAGTACCGCCACCTGCTGTGCTTCCTGGAGATTGCCCGGCAGGGCAGCCTGGCCAGGGCCGCCGACGTGCTCGCGATCAGCCAGCCGGCCATTTCCAAGACCCTCAAGGAGCTTGAAGAGCTGCTGGAGGCGCGATTGTTCGAACGCACCCGCCAGGGCGTTGAGCTGACCCCGGCAGGCACGCGTTTCATGCGTTATGCCGGGCCCAGCGTGCAGGCCCTGCGCGATGGTGTGAGCAGCGTGCGCGGCGAGGCGCGGGCACCGTCGCAGGTGCGCATTGGCGTGCTGTCCACGGTCGAGGGGCTGTTGATGCCCGAGGTGCTGTGCCGGCTGCATCAGCGCCATGAAGCGCTGGTGATCAGCGTGGTCACCGGGGTCAGTGCGCAGTTGCTTGGGCAGTTGCATCTGGGCGAGCTGGAGCTGGTGGTCGGGCGCATGACTGACAGCCCGCAGATCCAGGGGCTGTCGTTCGAACACCTGTACAGCGAGTCGATGGCACTGGTGGTGCGCCCGGGGCACCCGCTGCTGGCGCGCCAGCCGGTGGACCGGGCGCAAGTCGGGCGCTACCCGCTGGTGCTGCCGCCAGCGGGCACGACCATCCGCCAGCATGCCGACAGCCTGTTCGTGCAGGGCGGCATGCAGATGCCGGCGCAACGGTTGGAAACACTTTCTTTGGCGTTGAGCCGGCGCTATTTGCTGGGCAGTGATGCGGTGTGGGTGGCGCCGCGCGATGCGGTGCTGATCGACCTGGGGCGCGGGGAGTTGGCCGAGCTGGACCTGGGGGTTCGCGAGCCAGGAGGCTCGGTGGGGATCTGCCGCAATGCCGCCTTGGCGCAGAGCTTGCCGGCGCAGTGGGTGTGCGAGGTGTTGCGCGAGGTGGCGGAGCTTTATCGGGCGGGGAGTTATCCTTGATAGGGATTGCGTGAGGGCTGGCAGGTGTTCGCCATGACCTTTGCAGCGCCTGTGGCGAACACTTGGCAGCCTTGATGCAAGCCTTCGCCGAACACCTGGCCGCAACCAAAGGGTCTTCCTTCTCCATCCCCCCTCCATGAACAACCGTTCACCCAGGAACTTCCCGCCGCAAACCTGCTCTCATGCCGGTAGCCATTGGTCACGACCGCCTGCTAAGCTCGCGGCTTTACCCTGATTTGCCCTTATGGCGCATGAACAAGGAATCAGCATGAAACAACATCGTCTGGCGGCCGCGGTTGCCCTGGTAGGTCTGGTGCTGGCGGGCTGCGACGCCCAGACCAGCAGCGTCGAGCTGAAGACTCCGGCCCAGAAAGCCTCCTACGGTATCGGCCTGAACATGGGCAAGAGCCTGGCCCAGGAAGGCATGGACGACCTGGACTCCAAAGCCGTCGCCCAAGGTATCGAAGACGCCGTAGGCAAGAAAGAACAGCGCCTCAAGGATGAAGAGCTGGTAGAAGCCTTCACCGCCCTGCAAAAGCGCGCCGAAGAACGCCTGGCCAAGGCCAGCGAAGAAGCCGCTGCCGCTGGCAAGAAATTCCTCGAAGAAAATGCCAAGAAACCTGGCGTGGTCACCACCGCCTCGGGCCTGCAGTACGAAGTGGTCAAGAAGGCCGATGGCCCGCAGCCAAAACCGACTGACGTGGTCACCGTCCACTATGAAGGCAAGCTCACCGACGGCAAGGTGTTCGACAGCTCCGTCGAGCGTGGCAGCCCGATCGACCTGCCGGTCAGCGGCGTGATCCCAGGTTGGGTCGAAGGCCTGCAACTGATGCACGTCGGCGAAAAATACAAGCTGTACATCCCGGCAGAACTCGCCTACGGCGCGCAGAGCCCGAGCCCGCTGATCCCGGCCAACTCGGTACTGGTGTTCGACCTTGAACTGCTGGGCATCAAGGACCCGAGCAAGCAGGACGTCGAGCCGGCCCCTGCCGAGTAAGGCAAACGCCTGAAACACGACAACGCCCCGTTTCGACGGGGCGTTGTCGTTTCAGGGGTGGCTTGACGCGAACCGTGGGCGTCATTCACTGTCGCAAGCAATGCATGCAACCCACGGCCAAGCACTTCCCTGTCGCAAAACGTTTGCGGCTCTGAAACGGTTGTGTAAAAAACGCCCGATCCGTGCCCGGCCCTTGCCCGGCGGGCGCCAAACGGCGCAAAGCCGATCCTGTTCACAAGGTTATCCACAATTATTGTGGATAACCTGCCTGCTGCTCTGGAGGTTTCATGAGCGCTCCCTGGAATTTCACCCGCTTCTTGCCCCTGGCCGAACGCCTGCTAAGCCGCGGGCGCTTGCCGGCGCTGTTGTTCGCCGTTGCGCGCAAGGGCCCGAAACTTGGCCAGCTGCGCGAGGACGTGCGCTTGATGCAGGCGTTGTGCCTGGCGTGGTGGCGCGGCGAATACCGTGCGGTCAGCCCCAAGGCGCTGGTGACCATCGTTGCCGGGCTGCTGTACTTCGTCAGCCCCCTGGACGCCATCCCCGACTGGTTGCTGGGGGTGGGCTTTCTCGATGACATCGCCGTGCTGGGCTGGGTGTTGAAGACCGTGGCCGACGAACTGGCCCGCTTCAAGGCCTGGCGCGCCAGCCAGGTGCCGGAAAAACTGCGCGTGGTCGAGCGCCTGCCGGACACCCCCGAAGCGCTGCGCCTGGAACGGCCGGGGCAGTGATTCCCGGCGAACCCACGAGGTTGGTAATATAATTGGCATAAGGGTTATGCCTACGGATTACATGCCGTAATCCTACGTTAAGGGGGTTGTAATGGGTATTCAGGTCATAAGCCGGGACGGTCAGCCCGAGTACGCAGTGGTTCCCTGGGAGCAATATCAGGCCTTGCTGGTTGCAGCAGGCCGGGCACCGGCCCCTGCGCCGGCCAGCGTGGCACCCGTCGAAGAAGACAACGCTACCCGCCTGCACGCACTGAGCGAGCTGGCGGCGCTGCGCCAGGCCAAGGGCGTGGAGCCGGCAGCGCTGGCGCGCAACGTGGGGATCAGCCCGGCATACCTGGCGATGATCGAGTCCGGTGAGCGCCAACCGGATGCCGCGATTCGCCGGGCGTTGGCCTGGCACCTGGGCGTGGCCGGCTGGAGCGAGCCGTCATGAGCCAGGTCAGGATCAGCCGCCAGCAATGGGAGAACCTGCTGACCGAGCTCGACCTGGCCCGCCGTCAACGCCACCTGCTCACCTATCGCGCTCTGCTGGAGCGCCTGCAACTGCCCAGCCCGGCCATGCAGACCCTTACCGCCGCCCTGGAATACCTGGCGCTGCTCGACGCCCGCGCCGAGCAGCCGCTGCGCAGCTCGCTGGTGATCAGCCAGGGCGCCAGCCGCCTGCCGCGTACCGGGTTCTTCGAGTGCGTGGAGCGCTTGGGACGGTTTTCCGGGCCGGTAGACGGCATGGAAGCGGCGTCCTGGCATGCCTCGGAAGTGGTGCGGGTGTTCGAGTACCGGTACCCGGAGCAGGCCTGACGCGTCCTCTGTAGGGGATCACCCAGCCCATTGGGCTGCGCTTTCGCGCAGATAACAGGTCTCGCAGATGCGCCACGCCCCCTGTGGGAAGCGGCCTCGTGTCGCGATGGGGCGCGAAGCGGCCCCAAGGCCTCGGCCTCATGCAAAATTGCCGGGGCTGCTGCGCAGCCCATCGCGACACGAGGCCGCTTCCCACAGAGACCGCGTTAAATCAATGAGTTGTAGTTTGTTCTATGAGAGCCCACACGCCGGCTCCTACAAGGCCGGGATACGGGTATCGATCAGGCTCAGGCTCGACCCTGGCGTTTCCTTGGCCTGGCGCTTGGCCTGCGAGGCCAGGTCGGCAAGGCCTCCGGCATCCAGGTGTGCGGCGCTGTCCGGCTCCAGCCACACCACCCCGATCGACAGCGACAGCAGTGCGAAGGTTTCGCGCAGGCCCTGGCGGTTATGGGCAATGAAGCAACCGGCCTCGATATGCTCGCTGCGGTAGAAGCGCAGGCACTCCTGGGCAAAGGCCTGCACCAGCGCCTGTAGCCGCGCGCGCCAGTCGGCCGAGCCCAGCACCAGCATGAAATCATCGCCGCCGATATGCCCGACGAAGTCGCGGCTCGGGTCGACGCAGTCGTTCAGGCATTGCGCCAGGCACAGCAGCACCTCATCGCCCCGGGCATAGCCGTAGATGTCGTTGAAGGGCTTGAAGCTGTCGATGTCGACGTAACATACCGCCGCTGCGTGGCGTTGCTCCAGCAGCCGCGCCAGGCATTGCTGGATCGGCACGTTGCCGGGTAGCAGGGTGAGCGGGTTGGCGTGCCGGGCCTGCTGGATCTTCTGCTCGGTGATCAGCTTGAGCACGTCGATCACCCGCCCCAGCCCCAGGTAGCGGCCGCCCTGGGTAATGATGAAGTCTTCCTCGATGCGCTGCCGGGCGCGGCTGGTAATCAGCCGGCTGACCTGTTGCAGCGACTGGCCGCGCTCCACGGCAAGAAAGTCCTGGCTCATCAGCCGGCTGATCGGCTTGCGCGCGAACAGGTCGGTACCGAACGGTTGCAGCAGCGCATCGGACAACGAATGGCGGTGGACGATGCCGCAGGGCCGGCCGTCTTCATCCAGCACCGCCAGCGAGTTGAGGTTGGCCTGGCGGCGGAACGCTTCGAGCACCTGCTGGGTGGCGGTGCTCTGCGGCACTGCTGGTTGCTGGATCAGCAGGGCGCTGAGGTCGCCGCCGTCCTCGACCAGGGCCACGCTGGTGCTGCTGGCCTTTGGTAGCAGGCCCAGGGCTTCACGGGGCGGGAACTCCTGGGGCCGGCCCAGCAGGTAGCCCTGTACCAGGTCGACACCCATTTCACTGAGCACCGTCAGTTCCTCGTTCAGCTCGATACCCTCGGCGATCACCTGGGCGCGGGAGGCACGGGCGATTTGCAGGATGGAACCGACGAACTCGCGCTTGAGCGGGTCCAGGTGAATGCCGTCGATGAAGTGGCGGTCGATCTTCACGTAGTCCGGGCGCAGTTCCGACCACAGGCGCAGGCTCGAATAACCCGCGCCCAGGTCGTCCAGAGCGATGGAGAAGCCCATGTCGCGGTAATGGTGCAGGGCGTTGAACAGCAGCTGAAAGTCTTCGGTAGGGGTCTGTTCGGTGAGTTCAATCACCACCTGGCTGGGCGACAAACCGACCTGTTCGAGCATTTTCAGGGTGCGCCCGGAAGGGTGCTGGGGTTCGAGTAGCGACTCGGGTGAAACGTTGAGGAACAGCTTGCCGGCCAGCCCCTGCTCGCTGAAGCGCCGACAGGCGGTTTCCCGGCAGAGCACTTCCAGCTCGCTCAGGCGGCCGGCCTGGCGGGCGATGGCGAACAGGTTCAGGGGGGAGTGCAGCGGGCTGTTGGACGGGCCGCGGCTCAGGGCTTCATAGCCGAGAATGCGCCGTTCGGAAAGGCAGACGATGGGCTGGAACAGGCTGTGGACGCTACGTTGAGCCAGGATGGCGCTCAATGCGCTGAGCTGTTCGGTGACGGTCATGGACTGCTTTCCTGAATGAAAAAAGGCCGGGCATCTGCATGCCCGGCCCTTCTATTTCACGACAGTGCGATGACTGTTTGATGACAGGTCACATTATTCTGCCATCACTCGGTCGGATTACTTCTTGGCCATCTTGGTGCTTTCGCTGAGGTAGTCGATCAGGATACGACCGGTCTCGGCCAGGTAAGCGTCGTCTTCCGGTTTGGTCTTGTCGTCTTCGTCCGGCAGGGCGTCCTCGTCGACCTTTTTCAGCTCCTTCAGCGGCTCCTCGCCCTTGGCCTTGCGACGGATGTTCTCCATGGCCAGTTGCTTGGCTTCGACGTCGTCGTGGCGGGCACGGCGTTCCTGTTCGTTGAGGCTGACGGTTTTCTCGTCCATCAGCTTCTGGGTCAGGGCCAGGCGGTCACGGATGTAGGTGAACTCGGCATCCTTGGCGCTGCGCGCGTCATGCTTGGCCTTGAGGTCGGCGAGGAACGGCTTGAACGGGTCGGCGGCCGGCTTGACCACCGGGCGGATGGTGTCCCACGGCATGGCCTCGGGCAGGGCGCTTTCGCCGATCTCCTTGGTGTCGATGATCGACGGGTAGTCGATGTCCGGCAGCACGCCCTGGTGCTGGGTGCTCTGCCCGGATACCCGGTAGAACTTGGCCAGGGTCAGCTTCAGCTCGCCATGGTTGAGTGGCTGGATGGTCTGCACGGTGCCCTTGCCGAAGGTCTGGCCGCCGATGATCAGCGCACGGTGGTAGTCCTGCATGGCGCCGGCGAAAATCTCCGAAGCCGAGGCAGACAGGCGGTTGACCAGCAGCGCCAGCGGGCCTTTGTAGAAGGCGCCGGGGTTCTCGTCCTCGAGCACGTCGACGCGGCCGTCGCTGTTGCGTACCAGCACGGTCGGGCCTTTCTCGATGAACAGGCTGGTCAGCTCGGTGGCTTCCTGCAGCGAGCCACCGCCGTTGTTGCGAAGGTCAATGACCACGCCGTCGACTTTCTCTTTTTGCAGCTCGGTCAGCAGCTTTTTAACATCGCGCGTGGTGCTCTTGTAGTCCGGGTCACCGGCGCGATAGGCCTTGAAGTCCAGGTAGAAGGCCGGGATCTCGATGATGCCGAGCTTGTAGTCGCGGCCATCCTGCTTGAGCTTGAGCACCGACTTTTTCGCCGCCTGCTCTTCGAGCTTGACCGCTTCGCGGGTGATCGAGACGATCTTGCTGGTCTGGTCGTTCGGCGCATTGCTGGCCGGTACCACCTCCAGGCGCACCACCGAGCCTTTCGGGCCGCGGATCAGCTTGACCACTTCGTCCAGGCGCCAGCCGACCACGTCGACCATTTCCTTGTTGCCCTGGGCCACGCCGATGAT is part of the Pseudomonas fakonensis genome and harbors:
- a CDS encoding MFS transporter, producing the protein MSSTPTPRTASAPFALDAAPAQRLPTRRRWFMLALLLVATIINYVDRVNISIAAPFMAKDLGLDKVEMGLIFSAFAWTYALALVPAGFIADRFGSRLTYGVSLISWSAVTVAQGLASGFASLFGLRLAVGAMEAPAFPANSRAVTVWFPARERGMASSIYVCGQYLGTALFTGALLWLATTYDWRHVFYSTGIVGIVFGVVWLFLYRDPLSCKKVSKEELAYIEQGGGLVKSSQQRTRFDWRQVAELFRYRQVWAICLGKFASTSALYFFLTWFPTYLIEERQLTLIKVGIFAVMPFIGATVGILLAGIVSDLLIRKGYSLSFARKLPLVVGSMLGMSIVLVNFTDSNVLCIAVLTLAFFAQGIASSSWAAVSEVAPKELIGLTGGITSLAANIGGIVTPIVIGAIVHASGSFAMAFWFIGGVALMGTLSYSLLLGKLYRIELKTTA
- a CDS encoding helix-turn-helix transcriptional regulator; the encoded protein is MPPKRQVPTYVMQQRSELMDFHIRDARGRPAETAPHRHEYFQVQINLGGDTVQHIGAVQRPFTRHTLAFILPHRVHVIPHPPESDFVVINFSQTFLLPHLDCDPMDLEDVSIALAPELSPFRFQEHLDFHLDEAQFAKVLQLLEQMRALDANRGFGSREILKGLLLQLIGTVCSLYAEPLRQLAESNAAEQSRRAALGRMSDYLRRHIDDPDLNLPKVAAATYLAPSYLTHWLRKEVGKTFSELVLERRMHAARNYLLNGSRPVGEVARLCGFADEAYFSRRFRQIHGLPPGQFRRQQRDPDTPQAITLDDAACRVGAHG
- the pcaQ gene encoding pca operon transcription factor PcaQ, with the translated sequence MNLDTRIKYRHLLCFLEIARQGSLARAADVLAISQPAISKTLKELEELLEARLFERTRQGVELTPAGTRFMRYAGPSVQALRDGVSSVRGEARAPSQVRIGVLSTVEGLLMPEVLCRLHQRHEALVISVVTGVSAQLLGQLHLGELELVVGRMTDSPQIQGLSFEHLYSESMALVVRPGHPLLARQPVDRAQVGRYPLVLPPAGTTIRQHADSLFVQGGMQMPAQRLETLSLALSRRYLLGSDAVWVAPRDAVLIDLGRGELAELDLGVREPGGSVGICRNAALAQSLPAQWVCEVLREVAELYRAGSYP
- a CDS encoding FKBP-type peptidyl-prolyl cis-trans isomerase; translation: MKQHRLAAAVALVGLVLAGCDAQTSSVELKTPAQKASYGIGLNMGKSLAQEGMDDLDSKAVAQGIEDAVGKKEQRLKDEELVEAFTALQKRAEERLAKASEEAAAAGKKFLEENAKKPGVVTTASGLQYEVVKKADGPQPKPTDVVTVHYEGKLTDGKVFDSSVERGSPIDLPVSGVIPGWVEGLQLMHVGEKYKLYIPAELAYGAQSPSPLIPANSVLVFDLELLGIKDPSKQDVEPAPAE
- a CDS encoding YkvA family protein — protein: MSAPWNFTRFLPLAERLLSRGRLPALLFAVARKGPKLGQLREDVRLMQALCLAWWRGEYRAVSPKALVTIVAGLLYFVSPLDAIPDWLLGVGFLDDIAVLGWVLKTVADELARFKAWRASQVPEKLRVVERLPDTPEALRLERPGQ
- a CDS encoding helix-turn-helix domain-containing protein, which codes for MGIQVISRDGQPEYAVVPWEQYQALLVAAGRAPAPAPASVAPVEEDNATRLHALSELAALRQAKGVEPAALARNVGISPAYLAMIESGERQPDAAIRRALAWHLGVAGWSEPS
- a CDS encoding phosphodiesterase; protein product: MTVTEQLSALSAILAQRSVHSLFQPIVCLSERRILGYEALSRGPSNSPLHSPLNLFAIARQAGRLSELEVLCRETACRRFSEQGLAGKLFLNVSPESLLEPQHPSGRTLKMLEQVGLSPSQVVIELTEQTPTEDFQLLFNALHHYRDMGFSIALDDLGAGYSSLRLWSELRPDYVKIDRHFIDGIHLDPLKREFVGSILQIARASRAQVIAEGIELNEELTVLSEMGVDLVQGYLLGRPQEFPPREALGLLPKASSTSVALVEDGGDLSALLIQQPAVPQSTATQQVLEAFRRQANLNSLAVLDEDGRPCGIVHRHSLSDALLQPFGTDLFARKPISRLMSQDFLAVERGQSLQQVSRLITSRARQRIEEDFIITQGGRYLGLGRVIDVLKLITEQKIQQARHANPLTLLPGNVPIQQCLARLLEQRHAAAVCYVDIDSFKPFNDIYGYARGDEVLLCLAQCLNDCVDPSRDFVGHIGGDDFMLVLGSADWRARLQALVQAFAQECLRFYRSEHIEAGCFIAHNRQGLRETFALLSLSIGVVWLEPDSAAHLDAGGLADLASQAKRQAKETPGSSLSLIDTRIPAL
- a CDS encoding carboxy terminal-processing peptidase codes for the protein MKHFTSSTALALVIGLGSLTLGGNAAAANKWDSLQPDRDEIVASLNVVELLKRHHYSKPPLDDARSIIIYDSYIKLLDPSRSYFTAADIAEFDKWKTQFDDFLKSGNLDPGFTIYKRYLDRVKQRLDYALAELNKGVDKIDFSVKEDLLVDRKDAPWMKDQAALDELWRKRVKDEVLRQKIAGKDPKQIQETLIKRYKNQLARLDQTRAEDIFQAYINTFAQSYDPHTNYLSPDNAENFDINMSLSLEGIGAVLQSDNDQVKIVRLVPAGPAAKTKQVAPADKIIGVAQGNKEMVDVVGWRLDEVVKLIRGPKGSVVRLEVVPASNAPNDQTSKIVSITREAVKLEEQAAKKSVLKLKQDGRDYKLGIIEIPAFYLDFKAYRAGDPDYKSTTRDVKKLLTELQKEKVDGVVIDLRNNGGGSLQEATELTSLFIEKGPTVLVRNSDGRVDVLEDENPGAFYKGPLALLVNRLSASASEIFAGAMQDYHRALIIGGQTFGKGTVQTIQPLNHGELKLTLAKFYRVSGQSTQHQGVLPDIDYPSIIDTKEIGESALPEAMPWDTIRPVVKPAADPFKPFLADLKAKHDARSAKDAEFTYIRDRLALTQKLMDEKTVSLNEQERRARHDDVEAKQLAMENIRRKAKGEEPLKELKKVDEDALPDEDDKTKPEDDAYLAETGRILIDYLSESTKMAKK